gtctgctaaggcagccctggggcctttcaaaaggcccccggctgccatgatacctgctcggcacccccgatctcaccgcgggggaggggggcgtgcgggacccccaaacatcgttcgggggatttaaatgccgctgtcagaattgacataggcatttaaagggtcaatagccgcgatcggctgcgcagccgatcgcagctattgcccgggggtgtcagctgtaataaacagctgacgcccacattgtatgcagagaggtcaggaaggggttaaaagatgaaAGTTTGTGGACTTTCTTTACTTGGGTGCCTTCCTGTCAGCACCCCCAATCCCAAAGAGCGTGTGATATACCACACGCAAGTGCAAAAGAGAGCACTAGCACTTGCCTGAGGTATATCACACACTGACCTGGGATTCCTCCTCCTTGCCCAAATATTGGTATGTGTTTAACACCCTGCAAAGTCCTGCTCCTGACTTCAGCATCTGCCCTGTTTCCTGACCTTTTACTTTGTTTCTGTCTGCTCTCTGATGTCCTGACACCAGACTAGAGTCTGTTCACAGCTTAGACTGTTCATGGTGCTTTGCACTGGTGTCTCTGACCACCGTGGATCAGATGCCAACCACACCGGGACTACTCCAGGAGTTAGTGGCCTGCTCGGTTCCacgcagcaaagtccagatccctctACAGGGTTTAAAGGGAGAATACCAGGGAACCGTAGGGACAATGTCCTTAGGTTTACCCTAAAGCCAAACCGGTTGGtcggcacagtgggtccacactggCTGTCCGTAATAAGTACGTTAGCTGGCTTCTTTTGTATGAGGGTAACATATCTTCACAGGTTTATGGACActtgtgcataaatatatccttTGTACAGAGTTGAGGATCATTAGTAATTTCACCTTTTGCTCTTTTTACAGGCATCAGGTGTCCGAGTTGATGACTCAGTAACTGCATTGTTCCACGATATGAAGCTAAAGAAGTCTCCGAAGAAAGCAGCTTTCTTTAAATTCAGTGAAGACGAGAAATACATTGTtgtggaaagagagagagaaatttTGACAGAAGACTCTGCTAATTTTTTTCAACGTTTGAAAGCGTTATTCCCTGAAAACAAATGTTGTTATTGTTTGGCGGATATTCACTATATTACTGCAGAATCAAAGAAGCAAGATCTCCTATTTATGATGTGGTAAGTCAAAGTTTCAAGAATGTGGAAGAACTGTATTTTTGGTTGCTCTAGTTAAGGCGACCCAACATTTACTGTATCATCACTACTCAAAGTTTGATTTTTAGTATAAACTTTCTGTATAGTTTTAGAAATGACATAAGTGAGGTAGCTATAGGGCCAGAAGTTACATCTGGGACTTCACCCTTGGGGCTCCTGTTAGCTAATCTAACATATGGAGGCATTGCTAGAGTTTGAAATCACCTGGGACACCAGCTTACATGGGAGCAAGATGTCTGGTCATGTCAGTGGGGGAACACCATAGAGTGATGTTTAAAAGTGTTTTCCTATGAGATTGTGTGTGATATGTCtgctcagcagatgtatcacacatgatCAGCTTAGATAGATCTGCCCAGCAGACATATtccacaggatctgcttagatgcacagctcagcagacagcacaTTTAAACTAGAATGGGCGGGAGGTGGGTAGAAGCAGGAGAACATCCCGTACTGTAGAGTGAACTTAGAGGAGGTAGCGCCTGGGTGGGACCAGGAGAGACTGCAGAGGACTTCAATGCATCCTGCCATCATCGGGAGTGTGCACATGGATGAGGgaggcgcagggcattgtgggattgcagcacaacggcgccatctttaaaatcCGCTTGGAACATCAGTTTACAAAGTAAGAAGAAGAAAGAACAGGTAATATGCATGGCATTTTGAACCCACGTATGCTGTGTTTTACAGTGCTTAGTGAAAGGAAagcattattattataaaaaaaaagacacccTGCGtggctggacaactcctttaaccccttccctccccatgatgtaagggtatgtcatgggagcggtgtacttcccacaaaatgatgtacccttatgtcatagggatagcgcgaggtcatgACAGAtttcgcgctatcctgcagcgggcgcgctgttaaccccttccttgccgcaatctatgtagatcgcggcatgggaagggttcacagagggagattgctccctctgtgaatttGGCGGGCTCTCATGacataattgcagagagcccggctggttgctatggcaacaggacgccagataccggcgtcttgtattgccagagcctgtgatagctgtataagcgataaggcatagcaggacagaagtcctgccatgccttatcacagcgatcatcagtgctgtgctttaagtcccccagaggaacacaaatagtgtaaaaaaagataataaaaatgtacaaaaaagaaaaatgtaaaaaaaaaagttaaataaacactttttaggtgatttttttcatattagcataaaaaagcaagaaaaggtgtattgtcatttatgctgcatgattagtgctgtaaaaaaaaatgtaatgcagaattgatgcgctttctctccctgttatcataaaaaaaaataataaaagtcttgcaatatagtctatgtacccaaaaatggcaccatcaaaaactacacttGCCGCAcaaaaaatacaagcccttatacggccgcgttgacacaaaagtaaaaaagtcatggcttttaaaaactggagatgaaaatccgccaaaaatcattgcgtccttaagcccaaaataggccatgtccttagggggttaattttggtatccttgtaatcgtaccgacccacagaaaaaatgtattgtatcatttatgctgcatgattaatgctgtaaaaaaaaaaagcccaaaataggccatgtcattagggGGTTAATGAGAGATGTTCCAAACGCTGTCCGTCACAGAAGAGGAAGTTTATGCAGCTGTAGTACGACCGAAATTAACAAGCTTTTTGTATCTCTCTATTcttacttcttcctctgtgggcATAAAATTACAGTTTCTAGCGAGAATGCAATATCTCAGATCTCGAAAAGCTGATCTGATAGGCAAATTCTGAAGATCTATTTGGATTTAGCACCCCCAAATTAGCTAAAAACCATTGGAGAACCTTATGCCAGAAAAATTGTGTTAACCAGTAAATCAGCACATAAATAAAGTATTTATGGCACATCCTGATGATATCCTGCTTGGTTGTACGCATGTGCATTTTCACAATGTAAATATTTGttacaaacaattttttttttgcattaaatacTAAAATTTATAATATTTATCTAGGGCTCCAGAGGATGCAACTATCAAAAATAAGCTACTGTTTGCAAGCTCAAAATCGTACTTAAAACATGCATTTCCAGGTAAGTACACAGTTGAcaggttgagaaaaaaaaaccgcaccaCACAAAAATATATGAAATCACATCTATAATAATGCTGCTATGGGGATGGCACTCATTTTATTGTAATGTCGCACGCCCAACTTATAAATGTGGACATGCCAGAACAGCATCAATACAGGGAGGAGTACTCATTATATGGTGCCAAGATCAAATGAAAGTTCCTGGTAAAGTTCCTAATTGTTAGTTGCTTGCGGCTTCTGTTACTCGGGATGGGTGGCGTGTTGGCTACATCATGAGCCAAGTGAGACAGAGACTACAGCTTAAAATGATTCCAATTTGGATTAATATTTTTTTAGCCGCGAGAAAAAATTAAGTATGAAAATCGCCAAATCGCTGGCGGTTTTCAGACACGATTTTTCCTTGCAGCGCCATAAGATAGGCCATGACCTATCCTTTGATGAAAATTGCAGGGAGCTTCCATAGATTCTATGGGAGCTgacaaaaaagggagggggagggagtttgccTTGGTCCAGCGCTCATTGAAGatgacagctgcctctatttagctTATTTAAGCTAAATATGGCCATTCTGCCGGCCATCACTGCAGCATCATTTTCATATAATGCAGCCGTGTGAATGGAGGAGAAAacaccttagggcttcttcacactggcgagtgtgaTTTCTGGCTGTGACTCGACTCACGGTCTGATATTGCATTTGCCAACAtttgaaagccctgtggatgcgaggcatttccaTGTAAAAACAGAAGCGGGAGAGGACAGCGGAGTTTTCCTAAGGCTTTcaatggtgctgctgctgctggccccaatgAAGAGAATGGGCGatctcgcagaaagatagaagtggtgccatgcaggaaaacatcgctaatgtaaatgaacccattcaaaagaatgaggttcatatgtgTGCACCCTACCGCATGAATGAAGAAATGatgcgatcaagtcccgagcataattagcattttctcgtccattcacacagccaggtgcaacatattagcaaaaaaatacaccGCAGCCCAGAAATCCCTCAGAATGACTTTACATGCCTACATAGAAGCCCCTGTAATCTTTTCCTTGTGTTCATCGCTACTCcctccctatttttccagctcccataggagtctatgggagccgctggtGTACGTCGgtcgaaagatagaaccagagctaTCATTTCCAGCTGCGCATTAAAGTGCTTGCTGATTTTGGTCGCGTTTGTGCTATATTTTCCAGTGCAACGTTTGTGGAAATCGCGGTCAGACACCCTACTGTATCGAAGGGCACATctgaaaagcaaaaacaaatgTTGTGTTCCATCGGACATCATTAGGGAGCAAATTTACTGTAGAAGCATTGATGAATTTTtgccgaaaaaaaaaatgaatacattttgGTGCA
Above is a window of Eleutherodactylus coqui strain aEleCoq1 chromosome 3, aEleCoq1.hap1, whole genome shotgun sequence DNA encoding:
- the DSTN gene encoding destrin → MASGVRVDDSVTALFHDMKLKKSPKKAAFFKFSEDEKYIVVEREREILTEDSANFFQRLKALFPENKCCYCLADIHYITAESKKQDLLFMMWAPEDATIKNKLLFASSKSYLKHAFPGVIKHWELHSREEFTLDVLAQKLTNDKIKSIEGQCL